Proteins from one Primulina huaijiensis isolate GDHJ02 chromosome 18, ASM1229523v2, whole genome shotgun sequence genomic window:
- the LOC140964832 gene encoding histone acetyltransferase of the MYST family 1-like isoform X1, whose protein sequence is MVSVTLNAPVNGGTSAAGNGSVASFEKGPDIEEGADVRPPHAAVDYGGAQSATDSYRKRRMTIMPLEVGTRVNCRWRDGKYHPVKVIERRKLPGGDPNYYEYYVHYTEFNRRLDEWVTREHLDLDSVETDVDEKVEDKVTSLKMTRHQKRKIDETHVEGHEELDAASLREHEEFTKVKNIATIELGRYEIETWYFSPFPSEYNDCNKLYFCDFCLNFMKRKEQLQRHMRKCDLKHPPGDEIYRDTTLSMFEVDGKKNKVYGQNLCYLAKLFLDHKTLYYDVDLFLFYVLCECDDRGCHMVGYFSKEKHSEESYNLACILTLPPYQRKGYGKFLIAFSYELSKKENKVGTPERPLSDLGLLSYRGYWTRVLLDILKKHKGNISIKELSDMTAIKAEDILSTLQNLELIQYRKGQHVICADPKVLDRHLKAAGRGGLDVDVCKLIWTPYKEQS, encoded by the exons ATGGTTTCGGTTACGCTAAACGCACCGGTAAACGGTGGGACCTCCGCCGCCGGGAACGGCAGCGTCGCTTCCTTTGAGAAAGGGCCTGACATCGAAGAAGGAGCAGACGTTCGTCCGCCACACGCCGCGGTTGATTACGGCGGGGCTCAGTCTGCGACCGACTCGTATCGGAAGAGGAGAATGACGATTATGCCCTTGGAGGTGGGCACTCGCGTGAATTGCCGTTGGCGTGACGGAAAGTACCATCCTGTGAAGGTCATCGAGCGTCGCAAGCTTCCTGGTGGTGATCCCAACTATTATGAATACTACGTCCACTACACCGAAT TTAACCGCAGACTTGACGAGTGGGTGACGCGTGAACACCTTGATCTTGATTCTGTGGAAACTGATGTGGATGAAAAGGTTGAGGACAAG GTGACAAGCTTGAAAATGACTCGCCATCAAAAGCGCAAGATCGATGAGACCCATGTGGAG GGCCATGAGGAGCTTGATGCTGCTAGCTTGCGTGAACATGAGGAATTCACTAAAGTAAAAAATATTGCGACGATTGAGCTTGGAAGATACGAGATTGAGACTTGGTACTTCTCCCCCTTTCCATCAGAATACAATGACTGTAACAAGTTGTACTTTTGCGATTTTTGCCTAAATTTCATGAAGCGCAAAGAACAACTTCAAAGGCATATG AGGAAATGTGACCTCAAGCATCCCCCAGGTGATGAGATATATCGAGATACTACCTTGTCTATGTTTGAG GTTGATGGCAAAAAGAACAAGGTTTATGGGCAGAATCTTTGCTATCTTGCTAAATTATTTCTGGATCATAAGACCCTGTACTATGACGTGGATCTGTTTCTTTTCTATGTGCTATGTGAATGTGATGATCGAGGATGCCACATGGTCGGCTACTTCTCCAAG GAGAAGCATTCCGAGGAATCCTACAACTTGGCCTGCATTCTTACTCTTCCTCCTTATCAGAGAAAAGGCTATGGAAAATTTCTGATTGCATTTT CATATGAGCTTTCAAAGAAGGAAAATAAAGTCGGAACACCAGAAAGACCTCTTTCAGACCTGGGACTATTGAGTTACCGAGGGTACTGGACACGCGTTCTCCTCGATATACTGAAAAAACACAAAGGAAATATCTCCATTAAG GAGCTCAGTGATATGACGGCTATCAAGGCCGAGGATATATTGTCTACACTTCAAAACTTAGAGCTAATTCAATACCGGAAGGGACAACACGTTATATGTGCGGATCCTAAGGTCTTAGACCGGCACCTTAAGGCTGCAGGACGTGGCGGTCTTGACGTTGACGTATGTAAATTAATATGGACGCCTTATAAAGAGCAGAGCTGA
- the LOC140964832 gene encoding histone acetyltransferase of the MYST family 1-like isoform X2, translated as MVSVTLNAPVNGGTSAAGNGSVASFEKGPDIEEGADVRPPHAAVDYGGAQSATDSYRKRRMTIMPLEVGTRVNCRWRDGKYHPVKVIERRKLPGGDPNYYEYYVHYTEFNRRLDEWVTREHLDLDSVETDVDEKVEDKVTSLKMTRHQKRKIDETHVEGHEELDAASLREHEEFTKVKNIATIELGRYEIETWYFSPFPSEYNDCNKLYFCDFCLNFMKRKEQLQRHMRKCDLKHPPGDEIYRDTTLSMFEEKHSEESYNLACILTLPPYQRKGYGKFLIAFSYELSKKENKVGTPERPLSDLGLLSYRGYWTRVLLDILKKHKGNISIKELSDMTAIKAEDILSTLQNLELIQYRKGQHVICADPKVLDRHLKAAGRGGLDVDVCKLIWTPYKEQS; from the exons ATGGTTTCGGTTACGCTAAACGCACCGGTAAACGGTGGGACCTCCGCCGCCGGGAACGGCAGCGTCGCTTCCTTTGAGAAAGGGCCTGACATCGAAGAAGGAGCAGACGTTCGTCCGCCACACGCCGCGGTTGATTACGGCGGGGCTCAGTCTGCGACCGACTCGTATCGGAAGAGGAGAATGACGATTATGCCCTTGGAGGTGGGCACTCGCGTGAATTGCCGTTGGCGTGACGGAAAGTACCATCCTGTGAAGGTCATCGAGCGTCGCAAGCTTCCTGGTGGTGATCCCAACTATTATGAATACTACGTCCACTACACCGAAT TTAACCGCAGACTTGACGAGTGGGTGACGCGTGAACACCTTGATCTTGATTCTGTGGAAACTGATGTGGATGAAAAGGTTGAGGACAAG GTGACAAGCTTGAAAATGACTCGCCATCAAAAGCGCAAGATCGATGAGACCCATGTGGAG GGCCATGAGGAGCTTGATGCTGCTAGCTTGCGTGAACATGAGGAATTCACTAAAGTAAAAAATATTGCGACGATTGAGCTTGGAAGATACGAGATTGAGACTTGGTACTTCTCCCCCTTTCCATCAGAATACAATGACTGTAACAAGTTGTACTTTTGCGATTTTTGCCTAAATTTCATGAAGCGCAAAGAACAACTTCAAAGGCATATG AGGAAATGTGACCTCAAGCATCCCCCAGGTGATGAGATATATCGAGATACTACCTTGTCTATGTTTGAG GAGAAGCATTCCGAGGAATCCTACAACTTGGCCTGCATTCTTACTCTTCCTCCTTATCAGAGAAAAGGCTATGGAAAATTTCTGATTGCATTTT CATATGAGCTTTCAAAGAAGGAAAATAAAGTCGGAACACCAGAAAGACCTCTTTCAGACCTGGGACTATTGAGTTACCGAGGGTACTGGACACGCGTTCTCCTCGATATACTGAAAAAACACAAAGGAAATATCTCCATTAAG GAGCTCAGTGATATGACGGCTATCAAGGCCGAGGATATATTGTCTACACTTCAAAACTTAGAGCTAATTCAATACCGGAAGGGACAACACGTTATATGTGCGGATCCTAAGGTCTTAGACCGGCACCTTAAGGCTGCAGGACGTGGCGGTCTTGACGTTGACGTATGTAAATTAATATGGACGCCTTATAAAGAGCAGAGCTGA